The Gouania willdenowi chromosome 3, fGouWil2.1, whole genome shotgun sequence genome includes a region encoding these proteins:
- the ext2 gene encoding exostosin-2, producing MYATGKYTSRGPALIPRMKTKHRIYYITLFSVVLLGLIATGMFQFWPHSIESTADWTIEKRSVHDAPLIHLPVSSPIPERGDLSCRMHTCFDVYRCGYNPKNRIKVYIYPLQKFVDELGVPISSTGLSREYNDLLSAISDSDFYTDDVTRACLFIPSIDVLNQNSLRIRETAQAFAMLPRWDKGMNHLLFNMLPGGPPDYNTALDVPRDRALLAGGGFSTWTYRQGYDVSIPVYSPLSADVELPERQPGPRRYFILSSQTAIHREYRGELERLKEENGEALLLLDKCTNLSQGAASARKRCYKGQVYDYPQILQESSFCVVLRGARLGQAALSDVLQAGCVPIILADSYILPFSEVLDWKRASVVIPEEKLSEMYSILKSIPHRQVEEMQRQARWFWEAYFSSMKAIGLTTLQIINDRIYPYAARTYEQWNNPPVVKWASVNSPLFLPLIPPRAPGFTAVVLTYDRVESLFRVITEISKVPSLAKLLVVWNNQNKSPPEESLWPKVGVPLKVVRTKENKLSNRFFPYDEIETEAVLAIDDDIIMLTSDELQFGYEVWREFPDRLVGYPGRLHLWDHEMGKWKYESEWTNEVSMVLTGAAFYHKYFNYLYTYKMPGDIKNWVDAHMNCEDIAMNFLVANITGKAPIKVTPRKKFKCPECTAIDGLSLDQTHMVERSECINKFASVFGTMPLKVVEHRADPVLYKDDFPEKLKSFPNIGSL from the exons ATGTATGCCACTGGGAAGTACACTTCTCGGGGCCCTGCTCTTATCCCACGAATGAAAACCAAGCATCGGATCTACTATATTACCCTCTTCTCTGTGGTCCTCCTTGGACTCATTGCCACAGGGATGTTTCAGTTCTGGCCTCACTCTATTGAGTCAACAGCAGACTGGACCATTGAGAAACGCAGTGTCCATGACGCCCCTCTTATTCACCTGCCTGTTTCTAGTCCCATTCCTGAGAGGGGTGACCTCAGCTGTCGCATGCACACATGTTTTGATGTATATCGATGTGGCTATAATccaaaaaatagaataaag GTCTATATTTACCCACTGCAAAAGTTTGTGGATGAATTGGGAGTTCCTATTAGTAGCACTGGACTGTCTCGGGAGTACAATGACCTGCTTAGCGCCATTTCTGACAGCGATTTCTACACAGACGATGTCACCCGGGCTTGTCTTTTTATCCCATCTATTGATGTGCTCAATCAGAACTCTCTGCGAATCCGGGAGACTGCTCAGGCATTTGCAATGCTACCCAG gtGGGACAAAGGAATGAATCACCTCCTTTTCAACATGCTACCTGGAGGGCCACCTGACTACAACACTGCCCTGGATGTGCCCAGAGACAG AGCTCTGCTGGCTGGTGGTGGTTTCTCCACATGGACCTATAGACAAGGGTATGATGTCAGCATCCCAGTGTACAGCCCCCTCTCTGCAGACGTGGAGCTACCTGAGAGACAGCCGGG GCCACGTCGCTACTTTATTCTCTCGTCACAAACTGCCATTCACCGAGAGTACCGAGGTGAACTGGAGCGCCTGAAGGAGGAAAATGGAGAGGCGCTGCTCCTCTTGGACAAGTGTACAAACCTGTCACAGGGTGCAGCCTCTGCACGGAAACGCTGCTATAAGGGACAAGTGTATGACTACCCCCAGATCCTCCAG GAGTCGTCTTTCTGCGTGGTGCTGCGAGGTGCCCGTCTGGGTCAGGCTGCTCTCAGTGATGTACTCCAGGCAGGCTGCGTCCCCATCATCCTGGCCGACTCCTACATCCTGCCCTTCTCTGAAGTGCTGGACTGGAAAAG GGCATCAGTTGTTATCCCAGAGGAGAAGCTATCAGAGATGTACAGCATCCTAAAAAGTATCCCTCACAGACAAGTTGAAGAAATGCAGAGACAG GCACGTTGGTTCTGGGAGGCGTACTTCAGCTCCATGAAGGCTATCGGCTTGACAACGCTACAGATCATCAACGATCGCATTTACCCGTATGCTGCACGCACGTATGAACAGTGGAACAATCCTCCTGTGGTG AAATGGGCCAGTGTGAACAGCCCACTGTTCTTGCCACTTATTCCTCCAAGAGCTCCTGGATTTACAGCAGTGGTGCTCACCTACGATCGTGTTGAGAGCTTATTCCGTGTCATCACTGAGATCTCCAAGGTGCCCAGCCTGGCTAAGCTGCTGGTGGTGTGGAATAACCAGAACAAGAGTCCTCCTGAGg AGTCTCTTTGGCCAAAGGTCGGGGTTCCTCTCAAAGTCGTACGGACAAAGGAGAACAAATTGAGCAATCGATTTTTCCCCTACGATGAGATCGAGACCGAGGCCGTGTTAGCCATTGACGATGATATTATCATGCTGACATCTGACGAACTGCAGTTTGGCTACGAG GTGTGGAGAGAGTTCCCAGACAGATTAGTGGGTTACCCGGGGCGGCTGCACCTCTGGGACCATGAAATGGGAAAGTGGAAGTATGAGTCCGAGTGGACCAACGAGGTCTCCATGGTTCTGACCGGAGCAGCTTTCTACCACAAG TACTTTAACTATTTGTACACGTACAAGATGCCAGGAGATATCAAGAACTGGGTGGACGCTCACATGAACTGTGAAGACATTGCCATGAACTTCCTGGTGGCGAACATCACAGGCAAAGCCCCCATAAAG GTGACCCCGAGGAAAAAGTTCAAGTGCCCTGAATGTACTGCCATTGATGGGCTGTCACTCGATCAGACGCACATGGTGGAGAG ATCTGAGTGCATCAACAAGTTTGCGTCTGTGTTTGGGACCATGCCTCTGAAGGTGGTGGAGCACCGTGCAGACCCAGTGCTCTACAAGGATGATTTCCCAGAGAAGCTCAAGAGCTTCCCCAACATCGGCAGCCTCTGA